A single region of the Leptolyngbya subtilissima AS-A7 genome encodes:
- a CDS encoding heavy metal translocating P-type ATPase, with protein MQVLSPQTSASEPGLEPSNRQTVVLNVSGMKCAGCVRAVENRLAQVDGVRSATVNLVTEVAVVETEAGVVSADQLADQVTQAGFAATPRATDGDGDDLTAWVEAKRAEQQQQGQRLGVAIALLILSTIGHLNHFGWLTIPVLSDLWFHAILATVTLAFPAREILVDGWAGLRRLAPNMNTLVALGSVSAYLASVVALVFPRLGWECFFEEPVMLLAFILLGRTLEQRARYRAADALRSLVELQPAVARLISNPATAGVAQTGVEVPARCVQVGEWVQVLPGEKISADGTVVSGQTTVDESMLTGESMPVLKQPGDNVTAGTVNQSGAIALQVTSTGQDTVLAQMIRLVETAQSRKAPIQRLADLISGYFTYGVISLATLTFLFWYFIGLHHWPQVMHSALGMAHMGHTMTYTSSTLLVSLKLAIAVMVVACPCALGLATPTAILVGSGLGAERGLLIRGGDSLETIHHLDTVVFDKTGTLTLGQPQVTAIHVLADGLNEADILQLAATVESGTRHPLAKAIHQAATEQGLDLLQADGFDTHPGLGVTAQITWQDTVQPCALGNQQWMTQRELVLHADVQDRAKALAEAGQTVVYVALGDRVVGLVAIADQLRPDAATVVETLQKQGLQVRVLTGDRKEVAGAIAAQLNLAPSQVTAEVSPQGKVDAIRQLQAEGHTVALMGDGINDAPALVQADVGISLHSGTDIAMETADVILMGDHLSGLLETLTLSRATFNKIRENLAWAFAYNLVAIPLAAGVLLPTAGVSLSPAAAGGMMAFSSVAVVVNSLLLRRGGK; from the coding sequence ATGCAAGTTCTTTCTCCTCAGACCTCTGCCTCAGAACCGGGTTTAGAGCCGTCTAATCGACAGACCGTAGTGCTCAACGTCAGTGGCATGAAATGCGCCGGCTGCGTGCGTGCCGTTGAAAATCGCCTGGCCCAAGTGGATGGGGTGCGATCGGCCACGGTGAACCTGGTGACCGAGGTGGCGGTGGTCGAAACTGAGGCTGGCGTAGTGAGCGCCGATCAGCTGGCCGACCAGGTGACTCAGGCGGGCTTTGCGGCGACGCCCCGCGCCACCGATGGCGACGGTGACGACCTCACCGCCTGGGTAGAGGCCAAGCGAGCCGAGCAGCAGCAGCAGGGGCAGCGGCTAGGGGTGGCGATCGCCCTGCTCATTCTCTCCACCATTGGCCACCTCAATCACTTCGGCTGGCTGACCATTCCTGTGCTCAGCGACCTGTGGTTTCACGCCATCTTGGCTACGGTGACGCTGGCCTTTCCGGCGCGAGAAATTCTTGTTGATGGCTGGGCCGGGCTGCGGCGGCTGGCCCCCAACATGAATACGCTGGTGGCCCTGGGCAGCGTCAGCGCCTACCTGGCCAGCGTGGTGGCGTTGGTGTTCCCTAGGCTGGGCTGGGAGTGCTTTTTTGAAGAGCCGGTGATGCTGCTGGCGTTTATTTTGCTGGGCCGCACCCTGGAGCAGCGGGCCCGGTATCGGGCGGCAGATGCGCTGCGATCGCTGGTCGAACTCCAGCCCGCTGTGGCCCGACTGATCTCCAACCCCGCCACCGCTGGCGTCGCTCAAACCGGCGTCGAGGTGCCCGCCCGCTGCGTGCAGGTAGGCGAGTGGGTGCAGGTGCTGCCCGGCGAAAAAATCTCCGCCGATGGCACGGTAGTCTCTGGCCAAACCACCGTGGACGAGTCGATGCTGACCGGCGAATCGATGCCGGTGCTAAAGCAGCCCGGCGATAACGTGACGGCGGGCACGGTGAACCAGAGCGGCGCGATCGCCCTGCAAGTCACCAGCACCGGCCAAGACACCGTGCTGGCCCAAATGATTCGCTTGGTAGAAACAGCCCAGAGCCGCAAGGCCCCCATCCAGCGGCTAGCTGACCTGATCTCGGGCTACTTCACCTACGGGGTGATATCTCTGGCTACGCTCACGTTCCTGTTTTGGTACTTCATTGGGCTGCACCACTGGCCCCAGGTGATGCACTCGGCACTGGGCATGGCCCACATGGGTCACACCATGACCTACACCTCCTCGACCCTGCTGGTAAGTCTGAAGCTGGCGATCGCGGTTATGGTTGTCGCTTGCCCCTGCGCTCTGGGCCTGGCCACCCCCACCGCCATTCTGGTCGGCTCGGGCTTAGGGGCTGAGCGCGGCCTGCTCATTCGCGGCGGCGACAGCCTCGAAACCATCCACCACCTTGACACGGTGGTCTTTGACAAAACCGGCACTCTCACCCTGGGTCAGCCCCAGGTGACAGCGATTCATGTGCTGGCGGATGGCCTGAACGAAGCCGATATTCTGCAACTTGCCGCCACCGTCGAAAGCGGCACCCGTCACCCCTTAGCCAAGGCTATCCACCAGGCGGCGACAGAACAAGGATTAGACCTGCTGCAAGCTGACGGGTTTGATACCCACCCCGGCCTCGGCGTCACCGCCCAGATCACCTGGCAAGATACCGTGCAACCCTGCGCTCTAGGCAACCAGCAGTGGATGACCCAGCGAGAGCTGGTGCTGCATGCCGATGTGCAAGACCGGGCGAAAGCGTTGGCTGAAGCAGGTCAGACCGTCGTTTACGTAGCCCTGGGCGATCGCGTGGTGGGGCTAGTGGCGATCGCAGACCAGCTGCGCCCCGATGCCGCCACGGTAGTTGAGACGCTGCAAAAACAGGGTCTCCAGGTTCGGGTGTTGACGGGCGATAGAAAAGAAGTGGCAGGGGCGATCGCCGCCCAGCTCAACCTCGCCCCTAGCCAGGTCACCGCCGAAGTCTCCCCCCAAGGCAAAGTTGATGCGATCCGCCAGCTCCAAGCCGAGGGTCACACTGTAGCGCTAATGGGTGACGGCATCAACGATGCCCCCGCCCTGGTTCAGGCCGATGTCGGCATCAGCCTCCACTCCGGCACCGACATCGCCATGGAAACCGCTGACGTAATTCTCATGGGCGACCACCTCTCGGGTCTGCTCGAAACCCTCACCCTCAGCCGCGCTACCTTCAACAAAATTCGCGAAAACCTAGCCTGGGCCTTTGCCTACAATCTAGTGGCGATCCCCCTAGCCGCTGGGGTGCTACTACCCACCGCCGGAGTCAGCCTCAGCCCCGCTGCTGCCGGCGGCATGATGGCGTTTAGCTCTGTGGCCGTAGTAGTTAACTCGCTGCTTTTGCGTCGCGGAGGGAAGTAA
- a CDS encoding glycerol-3-phosphate dehydrogenase/oxidase, whose product MRDLQTLTQPFDLIVIGGGINGAATARDAALRGLRTILLEKGDFGGGTTSWSSRLIHGGLRYLEYFEFNLVRESLHEREVLLRNAPHLVKPLPLTIPIYRSGSRSYRVVQAGMVLYDLLSYDKSLPNHRMLSRSSTRQLFRAIDADGLAGAAQYYDGQAEHAERLCLENILDAEQAGATVLNYAQVEDIHLSEQRITRLTCRDLLSNQPFEVTTHDRTVIVNTSGPWVDEVCGLSQSPVSQNRKIGGTKGSHIIVDAFPGAPDSALYVEAKSDGRPFFILPWLGQYLIGTTDEHYAGSLETVKADDAEIDYLLKETNAVLPAAHLTREDVRFTYAGVRPLPYAEGKKTGSITRAHILHDHSREGAKNLISLIGGKLTTHRQVGEELVNAVFRQRGEEVPACPTHTRPLPGAMLLDDPRVGDWRDRYRHRIGPISFDHLLGIYGARTGDLLALADRYPALAQPIVSYAKDIQAQIVFAVQAEMAHTFMDVLRRRTTVAMHHNYGFEALAVVAQVLQEYCGWSEDMCDRNIRAYHQFMAANCIPDYALGEEKASLQTA is encoded by the coding sequence ATGCGCGACCTGCAAACCCTCACTCAGCCCTTCGACTTAATTGTGATTGGTGGCGGCATCAACGGTGCAGCTACGGCACGCGACGCCGCCCTGCGCGGGTTGCGCACCATCCTGCTTGAGAAAGGCGACTTCGGCGGCGGCACCACCAGCTGGTCGAGCCGCCTCATCCACGGCGGGCTGCGATATTTGGAATACTTTGAGTTCAACCTGGTACGTGAGTCGCTCCACGAGCGCGAGGTGCTGCTGCGCAATGCCCCTCACTTGGTCAAACCGTTGCCGTTGACGATTCCCATCTATCGCAGCGGCTCGCGCAGCTACCGTGTTGTTCAAGCGGGAATGGTGCTCTACGACCTACTCAGCTACGACAAGTCGCTGCCCAACCACCGCATGCTGTCGCGTAGCAGCACCCGGCAGCTATTTCGCGCCATCGATGCAGATGGGCTGGCGGGGGCGGCCCAGTACTACGACGGCCAGGCCGAGCATGCCGAGCGACTGTGCTTAGAAAATATTCTCGACGCCGAGCAGGCCGGGGCCACGGTGCTCAACTATGCCCAGGTCGAAGACATTCACCTCAGCGAACAGCGAATTACTAGGCTGACCTGCCGCGATCTGCTCAGCAATCAACCCTTTGAGGTGACGACCCACGATCGCACGGTGATAGTCAATACCTCTGGCCCCTGGGTTGACGAGGTCTGTGGGCTCAGCCAGTCGCCAGTCAGCCAAAATCGTAAGATCGGCGGCACCAAGGGCAGCCACATAATTGTCGATGCCTTCCCCGGCGCGCCCGACTCAGCCCTGTATGTAGAGGCCAAGTCTGACGGGCGGCCCTTTTTCATTTTGCCCTGGCTGGGCCAGTACCTGATTGGCACCACCGACGAACACTACGCAGGCTCCCTCGAAACGGTCAAGGCCGACGATGCCGAAATCGACTACCTGCTGAAGGAAACTAACGCCGTGCTGCCCGCCGCCCATCTAACTCGGGAAGATGTGCGCTTCACCTACGCCGGGGTGCGGCCCTTGCCCTACGCCGAGGGCAAAAAGACCGGCAGCATTACCCGCGCCCACATTCTGCACGACCACAGTCGAGAGGGGGCTAAGAACCTGATTTCGCTAATTGGTGGCAAGCTCACCACCCACCGCCAAGTGGGCGAAGAGTTAGTAAATGCCGTCTTTCGTCAGCGAGGAGAGGAAGTGCCCGCCTGCCCAACTCACACCCGACCTCTACCCGGAGCCATGCTGCTTGACGACCCCAGGGTGGGGGACTGGCGCGATCGCTACCGCCACCGCATTGGCCCCATTAGCTTCGATCACCTCCTCGGCATCTACGGCGCTCGCACAGGCGACCTGCTAGCTTTAGCCGATCGCTACCCAGCCCTAGCCCAGCCCATTGTCAGCTACGCCAAAGACATTCAAGCCCAGATTGTGTTTGCGGTGCAGGCCGAGATGGCTCACACCTTCATGGATGTTTTGCGCCGTCGCACTACCGTAGCCATGCACCACAACTATGGCTTCGAGGCTCTAGCCGTAGTAGCCCAGGTGCTACAGGAGTATTGTGGATGGAGTGAGGACATGTGCGATCGCAACATTCGCGCCTACCACCAGTTCATGGCCGCCAACTGCATCCCCGACTATGCGCTAGGTGAGGAGAAGGCGTCGCTGCAAACCGCATAA
- a CDS encoding NAD(P)H-dependent glycerol-3-phosphate dehydrogenase yields MLVALASQQIIATYKNRPVTLAILGSGAWGSALAHIAATNHHTVRLWSRSGSVSLKNAVVGADVILSAISMKGVLDLVTQLKSLAIPETTVLMTATKGFDPETTLTPSVIFQQAFPNHAVAVLSGPNLSKEIEAGLPAATVIACVNETAAEAVQHVFASDHFRTYTSTDPLGAELGGTLKNVVAIAVGVCEGLNLGSNARSALITRALPEVMRIGTHLGGHPETFLGLSGLGDMLATCTSALSRNYRVGYGLAQGKSLEQVLEELGSTAEGVNTAYVLHDIAQREQLSAPISQQVYLLLKGDISATEAVAALMERKLKAEDYQEVLQCE; encoded by the coding sequence ATGCTCGTCGCCCTAGCCTCTCAGCAAATTATTGCTACCTACAAAAACCGCCCGGTCACCCTCGCCATTTTGGGATCTGGGGCCTGGGGCAGTGCGTTGGCCCACATTGCCGCCACCAACCACCACACCGTGCGCCTTTGGTCGCGATCGGGCAGCGTTTCTCTGAAAAATGCTGTTGTTGGGGCAGATGTAATTCTGTCGGCCATCTCCATGAAAGGAGTGCTAGACCTGGTCACTCAGCTCAAGTCGTTGGCTATTCCTGAAACCACGGTGCTGATGACGGCCACCAAGGGCTTTGACCCAGAAACCACCCTGACGCCATCAGTAATTTTTCAGCAGGCGTTTCCCAACCACGCGGTGGCCGTGCTCTCTGGCCCCAATCTCTCTAAGGAAATTGAGGCCGGGCTGCCTGCTGCCACGGTGATTGCCTGTGTCAACGAAACCGCCGCCGAGGCCGTGCAGCATGTGTTTGCCTCAGACCACTTTCGCACCTACACCAGCACCGACCCTCTGGGAGCTGAATTGGGCGGCACGCTAAAGAATGTGGTGGCGATCGCAGTCGGTGTCTGCGAAGGGCTCAATCTGGGCTCTAACGCGCGATCGGCCCTGATCACCCGCGCCCTGCCCGAGGTCATGCGTATTGGCACCCACCTGGGCGGACATCCAGAAACCTTCTTGGGTCTCTCGGGCTTGGGGGACATGCTGGCCACCTGCACCAGCGCCCTCAGCCGCAACTACCGGGTGGGCTACGGCCTTGCCCAGGGGAAATCTTTAGAGCAAGTTTTAGAAGAACTGGGCAGCACCGCCGAGGGCGTCAACACCGCCTACGTGCTCCACGACATTGCCCAGCGAGAGCAGCTCTCAGCGCCGATCTCTCAGCAGGTGTATCTGCTGCTCAAGGGTGACATCTCAGCCACAGAAGCCGTCGCCGCCCTAATGGAACGCAAGCTTAAAGCTGAGGATTACCAAGAGGTCTTGCAGTGCGAATGA